In Dyella terrae, one DNA window encodes the following:
- a CDS encoding quinone-dependent dihydroorotate dehydrogenase: MYSFLRPLLFTLDAESAHRATLYGLDVAHRSNLMSLVARPPEDLPVDVFGIRFPNPVGLAAGLDKNADHLDALGALGFGFVEVGTTTPRPQPGNDKPRMFRLPKYEAVINRLGFNNAGVDALVRNVQKSSFRGVLGINIGKNKDTPNDKAVDDYLFCLERVYAHASYVTVNISSPNTQGLRDLQEEATLRRFIETLREAQERLGSQSGKRKPMLLKIAPDLSEIELDAIAEVLLAARVDGVICTNTTIDHSSVASDPHGNEMGGLSGKPLFARSTAVLHGMRQRLGEQVGIIGVGGILDGSNAVEKLDAGARLVQIYSGMVYRGPALVAECVEEIRRQRGASYGF, from the coding sequence ATGTACTCCTTCCTACGCCCCTTGCTGTTCACCCTGGACGCCGAGTCTGCGCATCGCGCCACGCTCTACGGCCTGGACGTCGCCCATCGCAGCAACCTGATGTCGCTGGTGGCGCGCCCGCCGGAAGACCTGCCCGTGGACGTCTTCGGCATTCGATTCCCGAATCCCGTGGGCCTCGCTGCCGGCCTGGACAAGAACGCGGACCATCTCGACGCACTGGGCGCTCTCGGTTTTGGTTTCGTGGAGGTGGGCACGACTACGCCACGTCCGCAGCCGGGCAATGACAAGCCGCGCATGTTTCGTCTGCCGAAGTACGAAGCGGTGATCAATCGCCTTGGCTTCAACAATGCCGGCGTCGATGCACTGGTGCGCAATGTGCAGAAGTCGAGCTTCCGCGGCGTGCTTGGCATCAACATTGGCAAGAACAAGGACACGCCCAATGACAAGGCGGTCGACGATTACCTGTTCTGCCTGGAGCGCGTGTACGCGCACGCCAGCTATGTCACGGTGAATATTTCCTCGCCGAACACACAGGGACTGCGCGACCTTCAGGAAGAGGCGACCCTTCGCCGCTTCATCGAAACGTTGCGCGAAGCGCAGGAACGTCTTGGCTCGCAGTCGGGCAAGCGCAAGCCGATGTTGCTGAAGATTGCACCGGACCTGAGCGAGATCGAACTCGACGCCATCGCTGAAGTGCTGCTCGCCGCACGCGTCGATGGGGTGATCTGCACCAACACGACCATCGATCACTCGTCGGTCGCCAGCGATCCGCACGGCAACGAGATGGGAGGCCTTTCCGGCAAGCCCTTGTTCGCGCGCTCCACCGCCGTGCTGCATGGCATGCGCCAGCGGCTCGGCGAGCAAGTCGGGATCATTGGCGTCGGCGGCATCCTCGATGGAAGCAATGCCGTCGAGAAGCTGGATGCCGGCGCCCGCCTGGTGCAGATCTATTCGGGCATGGTGTATCGCGGCCCTGCCCTGGTGGCCGAATGCGTGGAAGAAATTCGCCGTCAGCGCGGAGCCTCGTATGGGTTTTGA
- the murB gene encoding UDP-N-acetylmuramate dehydrogenase gives MGFERVDMGGYSLIENAPLGQRNTLRVNARARLLAEIRESAKLPEILDFPAVRQGKLLVLGEGSNMLFTGDFDGTVLAMATRGVHVEEDGDIARIAVAAGERWDDFVRWTLGQGFAGLENLILIPGTVGAAPIQNIGAYGTEVAEFIESVEAWDTKERRVAVLDRQACAFAYRDSVFKHEPGRYIVTAVKFALPRSRELRLDYAGIREELARMGIERPAPFHVAEAVVHLRTRKLPDPAVIGNAGSFFKNPIVDASVGEALKAAHPELVSWVGSDGRWKLSAAWLIEQAGFKGDRDGDAGISNRHALVLVNHGQATGPQLWGFAQRVIEGVRGKFGVTLEPEPVVV, from the coding sequence ATGGGTTTTGAGCGCGTGGATATGGGCGGCTACTCGTTGATCGAAAATGCTCCACTGGGTCAGCGCAACACGCTGCGCGTCAATGCGCGTGCGCGCTTGCTGGCCGAGATCAGGGAATCGGCGAAGCTGCCGGAAATCCTGGATTTCCCCGCGGTTCGCCAGGGCAAGCTGCTGGTCCTTGGCGAAGGCAGCAACATGTTGTTCACCGGCGACTTTGACGGCACCGTCCTCGCCATGGCGACGCGTGGCGTGCATGTCGAGGAAGATGGCGACATCGCGCGTATTGCCGTAGCCGCCGGCGAGCGTTGGGATGATTTTGTCCGGTGGACGCTGGGCCAGGGCTTTGCGGGCCTGGAGAATCTCATTCTGATTCCCGGCACCGTGGGTGCGGCACCGATCCAGAACATCGGCGCCTATGGCACTGAGGTCGCGGAGTTCATCGAGAGTGTTGAAGCCTGGGACACGAAGGAGCGCCGCGTTGCCGTGCTCGATCGCCAGGCGTGCGCCTTTGCATACCGGGACTCCGTGTTCAAGCACGAGCCGGGGCGCTATATCGTCACCGCCGTGAAGTTCGCGCTGCCGCGTTCGCGCGAGCTGCGACTGGACTACGCGGGCATTCGTGAAGAACTGGCGCGCATGGGCATCGAGCGGCCGGCGCCGTTCCACGTTGCCGAAGCCGTCGTGCATTTGCGGACGCGCAAGTTGCCGGACCCGGCCGTGATTGGCAATGCCGGTAGCTTTTTCAAGAATCCCATCGTCGATGCCAGCGTGGGCGAGGCTTTGAAGGCCGCGCATCCGGAGTTGGTGTCGTGGGTGGGATCGGATGGACGCTGGAAGCTGTCGGCCGCATGGTTGATCGAACAGGCCGGATTCAAGGGTGACCGCGACGGCGATGCGGGGATTTCGAATCGTCATGCGCTGGTGCTGGTCAATCACGGCCAGGCGACAGGGCCGCAGCTTTGGGGCTTTGCACAGCGTGTGATTGAAGGCGTGCGCGGAAAGTTTGGCGTGACGCTGGAACCGGAGCCGGTGGTGGTTTGA
- a CDS encoding GIY-YIG nuclease family protein codes for MSKRKITPCVYMLASRPQGTLYIGVTGNLLRRVWEHRTYVADGFTKRYNIHQLVWFEEHPIMMSAIKRETNLKDWRRAWKFQLIQAENPHWEDLYPRLLDDSR; via the coding sequence ATGTCCAAGCGAAAAATCACCCCCTGCGTCTACATGCTTGCAAGTCGGCCCCAAGGCACGCTTTACATTGGCGTGACCGGCAATCTTCTGAGGCGCGTATGGGAGCACCGGACATACGTCGCTGACGGCTTCACAAAGCGGTACAACATCCACCAACTCGTGTGGTTCGAAGAACACCCCATCATGATGTCCGCCATCAAACGCGAGACGAACCTCAAGGACTGGCGCCGTGCTTGGAAGTTTCAACTGATCCAGGCTGAGAATCCCCATTGGGAGGATCTCTACCCTCGCCTGCTGGATGATTCCCGTTGA